The sequence ctcatagaactctccacaCCAGGTTAATCATGTGTTCACAATTTTTTCCATTATCTTGGTTTTTCGTAACGATTagacaaaattatattattgattatgtaatttgttatttttcactTTTCGTCTTTTCAGCaatgaatttttcatttttaataatgtaatttgtatttatttttcattttttctcatgttatgatgaatttttatttttagtgttgtattttttttttcatttttgttccTATTTTGACTAGATTCTATCATATTTGACgataaaaaaaagacaaaaaatgaaagaaaaaaaaaacatactgAGTTAATTAAAGgaccaaaaaaaaatacatgttacaaaatttaaaatgaaagttcatgtaatataatcaaaaatagaaaaaaacaaGTTATATGACTAAAATGGTAAATTAACCGTTAACATAAATACACTCCTAAAATTATAATAAGAACTGCTAAATCTATTTAAACTTGTAAAACTTGTAACTtgactttgatttttttgtcaTCACTTTGATGTCAGTTAAAAAATGTTGGCATGACAccaaaaaggcaaaaacttgtgtaaaacggtctcacgggtcgtatttttttagagggatctcttatttgggtcatccatgaaaaaatattaatttttatgctaagaatatcacttttattgtgaatatcggtaggattgacccgtctcacagataaagatttgtgagattatctcacaagagacctaccctATCGAAAAATGTCGACTTGTCAagtatcatataaaaaaaatagactaAAATAACCAAAAACTACAAATTATTGTACCtaaaccaaaattaaaaaatgtagtaaaacaaaactcaaaattgaagaagtttaaaaaaatcattttttcctttaaaatttTAGAGCTTCGTTAGCTAACCGAACATCATTTCCCCACTTATCGTTTCCTCACTGATCCTCCCTCTTCTGAAAGAAACATGGCGAAGCCAACTAGCAAACTTCATGCTATTGTCATCCCAGTTCCTTACCAAGGCCATATCAACCCAGCCATCGCTTTAGCAATCAAACTCGCTTCCAAGGGCATCACAGTAACGTTCATCCACACTCGATATGTTCACGACACACTCACTAAAATCCATCATGATAACACCAGAAACGAAGTTGATTTCTTCTCCGAAGCGCGGAAATCCGGACTCGACATACGTTACAGCACAATCAGCGACGGCTTCCCGATGGATTTCGACCGGGGCCTTCATTACGATGTCTTCTGGGATTCCCTCTTACGAGATTTCCCGGCTCGGGTCGACGAATTTGTAGGGAACATGATCCTGTTCGATCCGTCatcgacttttttcttgatcgTTGACACTTTTTTCTCGTGGTCTACGACGATTGCCAAAAAGTACAGCCTCGTAAATGTTTCGTTTTGGACACAGACAGCGTTGGCTCTTTCCATTGGGTATCACCTGGATCTCCTGTCTCAAAATGGCCACTTGCCGACTAAAGGTTAGAGGATGTTTCTATTCTTCTTTCTATTCTTCATTTTCTACATAAAAAGGTTTATTCTTCGGGAAGTTGTTGAAAAAttctcaatcaaaacatttctttgggttcactccctacccacaaaattgtggtactatgtcatacaaattgtggtacacttcatgtggaaatgtggtactctacatgtggaaatgtggtactaaaaaagtacccagggactgaacactaaaaaaaacgacggcGGGGGACTGATCCCTAATTTCCCGTTATTCTTTCGTGTAACCTGCATCCGCACAACTTGGGTGAATGACCTTTTCCTTTTTCCACAATAAATAACCTATTTTGTTTCGAGTTTCGGTTTActgtaatttttttgtatttcaaCACACGCGGGTAGGGGAATCGAACTTGGTGAATCGACTAATCCGACTGGGTGATACCACTGTAGCCCTATGGATTTCAAAAGTTTAGGTTTAATGAACtgactttgatttttttttcttcacattttCGTCTTATTTTATTGGAATTATATGATACCTAAAAATATTAGGTAACATCGGATATTAGTGCCTGGAGCCGGGCCACTTGAGTAAATACACTTTTTTTGTCCACTTTAACTTTTTTTATTTCGAGCTTCGATCaactaaattttcaaattttagttgaggtgtattgttttttattttgattttttttcttggatttttgtcatatttgagtaacaaattttgaaaactcGATGAACCAAATTCCGATTAACGAGTTAatgaaccaaaaaaaattattttacacgAGACTTGTTATATGTGAAATGGACCActataaaattcttgaattttctattattttagaCATATCAAGTaattaaaacacagttttctaATCCAAAACTGGAGGTTCTTTTCATTTTTTCGTTGATTAAGattcataaaaatgaaaaagttTGAATGAGTATATTTTTGATCAAAAatccaattttaatttaggtCGATTTATACACAAATTACCTTTTCCAATTAAAACTCATATAAAATTGCAAAACTTGCATTTGCATTGTGACTACACCGTTGAAATATCTGGTTGTTAGTTAGCGACATATTTTAATTCTATTTTTGCGATTTTTGTCACGTCCCAAGATTGGGGTTAGTCGACATCGACGTTGTTAAACGATAACATAATCGCCAAACAACAAGCTTCGTAGttcagtataaaccaaaaccagtctatttcataattaactcaaaataatcttgtCTTACAGCGATAAATTCCCAAAGTGAAATAAAATGTGCGGAAGCGTTATACAACTTGAATCAAAACTTAGAAAAACATAAGCGAGTAATCTTCATGTCTCGAAACTTCATCACCAACTCCAAAACATGCCTTGTTCATCCTCGTCTACCTGATCTTCGTTCTTATTTAGAGAGAGTAGAGTAAGGGTTGAGTGTTTGAGGAGACACTCAGCAAGTGAGAGTCGATCGATTACCACAAATACATATAGAGATAGATTTAAAATGCATATCctaagaagattttcaaaacttaatatatcGACTTATCATATGagaatattaataaaatcagAATTGAAATGTGGAACAGAGGTTATTAGAACAGATCAAATCAGAACGAACGAAACACAGTTATTCATCTTTTTATCCATAGTTAAATTGTCCCtcatatgttagtcctctaaggggtgaggccagaatacatatataattacaCTTACAAAGAACAAGTATGTCAAACTTTATATATACAAAAACCCATTTACGAAGAATTATAtatagcaaaagcccacttactctTGGTTCAAACGTACGATTCGAACTTAACCGATATTTAAGTAAACTTGGGTCGAACATGAGCAGCACTTGGACAGCACCCCGATCACGATTTGGACAACACTACAATATTTGGATGCAGCCTCTCCTCTTTGTTTGAAGTGGTCGAGACTTATGAGTGATTTGGGAATATTTTTGGTGTGGTTTTACACTAAATTAGAGCCTCTATATATAGGTCTCCAAGGGTAATGTGAAGGATCACTTcattcattgtcatttatctcACTTTAAATGTCATTATTTATGGTTATTAACCTCCACTTAATGACACCTATTCATGACCATTAACTTTATATTAAAAACACATATTCATGGTCATTAATCTCCttttaattatcattattttgcTCTTAATATGGGTAGTTTAATTGCTGATTTATTATAGTTTAAATTAGTCATAAATGGTAATAAATGGTCAATAATGTGGAGAAaatgattattcaaaatttgaagattatgATTGCATGGAACTCGAAAATGTTGTTCCAAAATGAGCTGAAATTTCCTATGACATATACAGGTTTTCCCGTTGCAAAATTTCGGGTCTTCACAATTTTAGTATTCTATTGTGTCAAATTTCGGTCTTGACATGtcgtttttaactttttttcaatttttgttattGTTCCTGCGTAGCATGGATGTTGTGCCAACATGGTGCTGACACAATGACGACGTGATATTTACGTGTCTAGTAACACATCAGCACAAGCAAGAAAAAGGactaaactgataaaaatttaaagatggAGTATGAATATCCAAATTTAATATCACCGAGTAAACATGCGTAACAAAAATAGCAAGTTTTGCTTATGATTATAAGTGATTACCAGTTTATAATATCACAAAATGTATTTGTGTCCATTACTAATTAAGTTGTGTTTTAGACAACGTCGAGGAAGAAATTACATACCTGCCTGGAATTGAGGCAATAAGCACAAAAGACTTGATGGCTTATTTAAAAGAATCGGAAACAACAACAAAAGCACACTATGTTTCAACCAAGGCATTCGAAGAGGTGAAGAAGGCGGATTTTATCTTATGCAACATAGTGGAAGAACTGGAATTTCACGCCCTCTCTGCTCTCAAACAGAAACAACCAACTTATGCGGTTGGCCCTGTGAATTTCATCAGAGATTGTACACCACCAACAATCACCAGGAGTTTATGGGCTGAATCCGACTGCGAAAAATGGCTCCAATCGAAGCGTCCTGGCTCGGTTTTGTACGTCTCATTCGGCAGCCTGGCTCAGATCAGTAAGCAAGAGATTCAAGAAATAGCATACGGGCTACTACTTAGTGAAGTAAACTTCATATGGGTAGTTCGAGCCGATATAGTGAGCTTTGATGAATCGCATGCTTTACCGGATGGATTCGAAGATGATGCTAAAGATAAAGGGTTGATTGTTCCATGGTGTGATCAAATCAACGTTCTTTCGAACCCCGCAGTTGGATTGTTTTTGACTCATTGTGGCTGGAATTCGATAGTCGAGAGTATTTGGTGTGGTGTTCCGATGATTTGTCATCCGTTTATATATGATCAACCTACGAATAGGAAATTGATAGTCGAAGATTTGAAGGTTGGGATTAATCTTTTAGATGGAGTTTCAGTTCATAGGGAAGAAGTTGCAGAAAAGATCAAGAATTCGATGAGTGGACCTGTTGGACTGAGGCTGAGGCAGGAAGTGGAAAAGGCAAAGATAATATCGCACAATGCAATAGAAGTTAATGGATCCTCTCACAGAAACTTGGAGCAATTCATTCAGGATTTGGTGAACAAAATTCGTTCATGAAACAAGGATGGTTATCGACCAGAGTcgaactttaaaaataaattaagagaTAGGTAGTATTATCAACAGTACAtctttcaaaaaagaaaacagCACTATACAATCTCTATCACTTATCCAGTACCAATGAGAGCGAGATTCTGACCTTGTTCTCGATAAGTTCTTCTATTACATTCCAATTCCAAACAAAACTTGGATCTCCCTGCAATTTACTGGAAATTTCAACTACTATAGATTTGTTCTACGAGGAAAaaggaaacaaaataataactaATGAAACAACTTGTGCTGAAGCTTGTCCAACGTAGTTGATTCATTCAAATAAATTGTCCCATTTATTCTGGGGTTCTTAAGCAATCCATAGCACAAAGCATGCGAAATATGAATTTGTCCAGGTGAAATTCGGTGTTGCCAGAGATTACAATAATATGTATTCATATTGTCCACAAGACAACACATGAACTCATCAGCAAATTAGGATGTAAAATCTGTTATTTAAACTATATACCTCCTTCCAAATTGGTTTGCCAGTTTAAACCTCCTCTGCAAGCTGATAAATGCCATTAGCTGTATGGTAAGCAAGTGCAtatacctttttttttaatatttcaccGAAAGATAATAAAAAGTATTTGAGTGTTATATCTGTTTCATAAGAATAATAGAGTCCTCTGGTTGCTTCCACAATTTTCAAAAGAGTCATAACGTAATCCTCATCACTTTTCTGTAGAAAGATGGCAGTTGTGAGATTATAGACTTCTACATTGTCAACTGGAAACAAGTGGTACATTATATGTCAGGTAAATTAATGAGAATCAACATTCGAGATGTTCAACCATACTTCTTGACTAGTTAAGAATCTTGAAGCCTCATTTGCACCGTTTGCACGATAAGAACTACATCGATGTAACCATGAAAACAGGAAACCCGAAGATGAGTTCCCATTTCCTTCTTTGAAGTGATAACTAGAACATGCGTACCTGTGGAAAAAAATTAACCTCGTCCAATTAGCTACCCAGACAAGTCAGTAATGAAATAGAGAAAATGATTACACTTCATAAAAAACGTAGAACTACACATCCAATGGTCTTGTAAACATAACAAGATAGGAACGTAAACCAAGAAAATATCTACTGAAAACATGGTTCGTTGGGAAATTATTATTCTCCTTGGCAATCTTGttactttataaataaaattccaTTGTTCGAACACGTGATTAACAACATTGATATTTCTCTGATTCTTCTCTTTTTATCTCCTCTTACATAGCAAGAGGATTTGTTACTATGAGAGAAGAGGTAGAAAGTAGAAGAGCGTGCCTAGATACACACCTAAATACATATAGAGTACAAgaaagtaacagaaagatttcaGTCCAAGGATGACACCATTTTCAAAATCTCTGaaacttcaaattttaaaactgGTAAGGACAAAGGACGTCAAAAAAGCCTTCAATATTCTGTGAAAGCAACCTAATTGTTCCGGCTAAAAGTAACCCGATGCAACTAAAATGACCAATATCAGAGGAAATTTCCACTTAATTCCGCAAACCTGATGTTGATGCAGTATATAATTAAAGCATCAAATCATCAACAAACATATATTCAGCTAAACACAGCACCTGAAAGCAACCTAATTGTTCCAGCTACCCGTACATAGTTGAGATTTTAGAAGGACTTTCAGATGGGTCAACAcct comes from Primulina huaijiensis isolate GDHJ02 chromosome 17, ASM1229523v2, whole genome shotgun sequence and encodes:
- the LOC140963051 gene encoding UDP-glycosyltransferase 86A1-like, which codes for MAKPTSKLHAIVIPVPYQGHINPAIALAIKLASKGITVTFIHTRYVHDTLTKIHHDNTRNEVDFFSEARKSGLDIRYSTISDGFPMDFDRGLHYDVFWDSLLRDFPARVDEFVGNMILFDPSSTFFLIVDTFFSWSTTIAKKYSLVNVSFWTQTALALSIGYHLDLLSQNGHLPTKDNVEEEITYLPGIEAISTKDLMAYLKESETTTKAHYVSTKAFEEVKKADFILCNIVEELEFHALSALKQKQPTYAVGPVNFIRDCTPPTITRSLWAESDCEKWLQSKRPGSVLYVSFGSLAQISKQEIQEIAYGLLLSEVNFIWVVRADIVSFDESHALPDGFEDDAKDKGLIVPWCDQINVLSNPAVGLFLTHCGWNSIVESIWCGVPMICHPFIYDQPTNRKLIVEDLKVGINLLDGVSVHREEVAEKIKNSMSGPVGLRLRQEVEKAKIISHNAIEVNGSSHRNLEQFIQDLVNKIRS
- the LOC140962665 gene encoding phosphoinositide phosphatase SAC8-like, whose product is MEAHNRSNSASAGHFKLWSELELREFADKFLIKSVESPDQGFSFSRSDGSIDKLQGEITSPCFNVGDRSLFRGVNLVDERYACSSYHFKEGNGNSSSGFLFSWLHRCSSYRANGANEASRFLTSQEKSDEDYVMTLLKIVEATRGLYYSYETDITLKYFLLSFGEILKKKVYALAYHTANGIYQLAEENKSIVVEISSKLQGDPSFVWNWNVIEELIENKVRISLSLVLDK